The sequence AAGCGTGCCGCCGGACTGGGCCGGTCGCGACCATGATCGAACGGGACGACGACATTCCCCCGCTCGCCGACCTGCTAACCGAATTGGACATGGCCCGTGCGATCGCGCCTGTGGACAGGAGGCAGGCGGCATGAGCCTGGCCGCGATGCAGCGCGCCTTCGCCGGATGGCTGACCGACCGGCCGGGATCTATGACGGCTTGGGTCGACGGCGCGGCGCAAGCAGGGCTGGACGTCTATCATAATGGCTATCGGGTGCGATTGGCCGACTGCCTGCGCGAGATGTTCGAAAAGACGGCGCTCTGGCTGGGTGAGGACGCATTCATGGCCGTAGCGCGCGCGCATATCGACAATAGCCTGCCCCATGGCTGGACGCTCGGCGTCTATGGCGACGGGTTTGACCGGACGCTGGCGCGCCTCTATCCCAATGATCCCGAAATCGTAGAACTGGCCTGGCTGGACCATGCGCTGGCCAGGGCGTTTGAGGGATGCGATGCCGATCCGGTCAGCGCAGAACGACTGGCGGGGGTGGATTGGGATGATGCGTCGT is a genomic window of Sphingomonas bisphenolicum containing:
- a CDS encoding HvfC/BufC N-terminal domain-containing protein, which encodes MSLAAMQRAFAGWLTDRPGSMTAWVDGAAQAGLDVYHNGYRVRLADCLREMFEKTALWLGEDAFMAVARAHIDNSLPHGWTLGVYGDGFDRTLARLYPNDPEIVELAWLDHALARAFEGCDADPVSAERLAGVDWDDASLMFVPTLRTGHTITNAGAIWSALAAQEQPPAAAMLSRSSAMLVWRQDFTPCFRTIETVEADMLAEAVAGARFSTLCASLIDRLGEEAGVATAGALLGQWIGDGLIADIHQAGSNCIATPFMQ